CCGTTGCGCGTGGTCAAATGAAGTTTCTCATTAAACGGATTCGTGGAAACGGAGACATGCTGTCAGAAATTTTCCAAGCCCTGGCCTCCGCAGGAGCGAATCTTGACATGATTTCCACCGCCGGCGACGACGAACTGTCGTTTTTGACTTTATCCGTGATGGGCAGCGACGCAAACGCGGTGATTCAGGCCGTGAGCGGCTACATGAAGAAAAATGGGGAGGAAGGATGGTCCATCGGGCCAGGAGTGCCCGTAGCAAAAGTCTCGGTCGTGGGCGATGGAATGAACGCCGTCACCGGAGTCGCGGGTCGTGTTCTCTTGGCTCTTCGGGCCAAAGACATCGCCATACTGGGTATTTCTACCTCCGACATCAACATTTCCGTCCTGGTGGAGGAGTCTCAGGCGGACGCGGCCGTCGCTCTTTTGGCTGAGGCGTTCGCCTTAACGGATATATTGTAACAGTTGCGTGTAGTACGACAAAAGCCGGAAGACGTTGAGACGATGGGGAGATATACTACGGTAAATTGTAACCGTTCAAGCCCATTGTTGCTGGCTCTCGTCTGGCAAGGATTGGCGTTGGGGGGTTTAAGGGGGCTAGTGAGGTCGATTTTGATCGCTAAACAGGCGACTGATGAGCGAAGCGAACTGTGTCCGATCGCTTAGTTTCTTCACTGTTTCTTCACTGTTTCTTCACTAACGGGTTTTGTCCCCCTGAGCTTGAACAATTACGCGAAAGGAAGTCGAGAATGAAAACAGTCCTTATGGCAAAATTGAAGGAGTCATTGCAGGCGGCGTTACCGATTGGAGTCATTATTTTGTTGATCCACCTTATTATCGTTCCCATGCCTATGGGAACTTTGATGCTGATGGCCTTTGGAATGATGATTCTCATCTTTGGATTGACGCTTTTTTCGCTGGGCACCGATATGGCAATGATGCCGATGGGAGAACACATTGGCATGGCGCTGCTGCGATCAAGAAATTTAAAACTCTTGATTTTCGGTTGTTTCTTGTTCGGGTTCGTGGTAACAGTGGCTGAACCGGATCTGCAGGTAATGACGCGACAGGTTCCCTCGGTGCCGAATTTGACATTGCTCGGCAGCGTCGCGGCGGGAGTGGGCATTTTCTTGGTGCTGGCCATGTTGCGCATTTTATTTCGTTTTACGTTGTCTCACGCGCTCATTGCCATGTACGCTTTGACTTTTGGTATAGCTGTTTTCTCGTCCGATTATCTGGCCGTCGCCTTCGACGCGTCGGCTGTGACCACGGGACCCATTACCGTACCCTTTCTTTTGGCTCTGGGGGCCGGATTCTCGGCGGTCAACAGCAGCAAGGGCTCGGAAAACGATGACTTCGGGATCTGCGCTATTTGTTCTATAGGGCCCATTCTAGCGGTGTTGGTCACGGGGTTGTTTTTTGATTCCCAGTCTACCGGACATGAATTCGCGACTCCCTCCACGGTGGAGAGTTTCGGAGAAATGCTGCTGCTTTTTGGCGACGGCCTGATCCATTCCTTTTGGGAGGTGGGGATGGTGGTCATTCCTATTGTGGGCATTTTCGCGATTTTCCAGGTCACACACCTTAAGCTCTCTAAAACGGAACTGATCAAAATTGGCGTAGGGCTCCTGTATCTCTTGTTCGGACTCACTATTTTCCTGGCGGGGGTCAACAGAGGCTTTATGCCGGCTGGTAAATTCTTGGGTGAAAGCATGGGGGCTCTAGAAAACAACTGGATTCTGGTGCCTATCTGTCTTGTGGTGGGTGCTTGTGTGGTGGTCGCTGAACCGGCCGTCCATGTTTTGACAAAACAGGTCGAGGAAATCACCAACGGTGCCATTTCCCGGCGTACCCTCCTCTTCGCTATGGCTATCGGCGTGGGCATTGCTCTGGCGTTGGCTATGGTGCGGATGTTACTGGGTCTTTCGATCTGGTGGTTCATGTTGCCGGGTTATTTTTTGGCCTTGATTCTGACGTTTTTCGTTCCGAGTTTTTTCGTAGGGATCGGTTTCGACTCGGGAGGCGTCGCCGCCGGGGCGATGAGCGCGGCCTTCGTGTTGCCCTTCACGATTGGGGTATGCGAGAGCCTGGGCGGCAACGTTATGATCGACGCCTTCGGCGTGGTCGGTATGATTGCTATGATGCCTCCCATTACGCTCCAATTGATTGGTGTGTTATATAATATGAGGCTTAAAAGGGCAATGCGCGCGGCGGCGCTTGAATTTGAGGCGGAGGAGCCCACCGCGGACGCGAGGAAATTCGTGCGCTAAAGCTGGCAGAAAGGAAAAAACAGAATGGAGTACGAAAGTAGTACACAAAGTGGTTCGCTTTCTTCTGATTCACTTTCTTCTTTGTCCCTGTTGATCACGATTTGCGACAGGGGGCAAGGCAAAAAAGTAACAGACTTTTTTAAGGACCGGAACGCCTCGTTCAACCTGATGGTCTTGGGCAAGGGGACCGCCAGCTCCAAAATGCTGGATTATTTAGGGTTGGGGCAAACGGAGAAAATGGTTTTGTTGAGTGTCATGCCCACCGCCGAGGCACGAGACGTCCTTTCAAAATTTGACGAGACCCTAGAGCTGAAACGGCCGGGACACGGCATCGCGTTCACCCTTCCTCTGAATGGGGCTTGTGTGCGCAAGTC
The sequence above is a segment of the Synergistaceae bacterium genome. Coding sequences within it:
- a CDS encoding DUF1538 domain-containing protein, with the translated sequence MKTVLMAKLKESLQAALPIGVIILLIHLIIVPMPMGTLMLMAFGMMILIFGLTLFSLGTDMAMMPMGEHIGMALLRSRNLKLLIFGCFLFGFVVTVAEPDLQVMTRQVPSVPNLTLLGSVAAGVGIFLVLAMLRILFRFTLSHALIAMYALTFGIAVFSSDYLAVAFDASAVTTGPITVPFLLALGAGFSAVNSSKGSENDDFGICAICSIGPILAVLVTGLFFDSQSTGHEFATPSTVESFGEMLLLFGDGLIHSFWEVGMVVIPIVGIFAIFQVTHLKLSKTELIKIGVGLLYLLFGLTIFLAGVNRGFMPAGKFLGESMGALENNWILVPICLVVGACVVVAEPAVHVLTKQVEEITNGAISRRTLLFAMAIGVGIALALAMVRMLLGLSIWWFMLPGYFLALILTFFVPSFFVGIGFDSGGVAAGAMSAAFVLPFTIGVCESLGGNVMIDAFGVVGMIAMMPPITLQLIGVLYNMRLKRAMRAAALEFEAEEPTADARKFVR